A window of Sphingobium herbicidovorans contains these coding sequences:
- a CDS encoding TonB-dependent receptor, whose translation MKMFRNTLLGATILMGVGTTPAVAQDAMPQAGDANEIVVTGTRREVTIQDVPINITAIGAEQLSRQRIDDVRDLADFTPGMTVSDTGPGSTGTIVLRGLSASDVDATGLSYDDALGVYLGEVPLYYDFKLLDIARVETLLGPQGTLYGLGTLAGAIRNIPNRPDLTAISGEVHSRLYAKEHGEKAGFQLDGVINIPIIRDHVAFRSSTGYYYDPGFIDSPLLLQEPGVSLPQPSGPGGVTDADYAANLTARKDVNFEKTFTTRNQLLVQFNPDLSVNFTYAFQRTKTDGGQYTSDGVLGTGRYENGARYLEPVNRRAHLGSMEVNANIADFTDLVATTAYTNVRNVRTSDNTDLLLDLDYGYESFPAFSSYNESVNSRKQFNQEVRFVSRHGGPFNWAIGGFYNEQKLQNDYREILPGHPWVDLATNPEEIEYASYTTSKVTEKAIFGEGTFRITPEWQVTAGGRWFQYKSNIRGRAVIPLLGDPLSPYDAEAAGGTAKKSGTVWKFNTSYNFTDDIMLYATYSKGYRIGGPNSVAPCPPVLNPPPAQNVCALPNELQYGPDTTKNAEIGIRTQFFDRKLTFNFNVFQIKWDGIQVDSATLNGIVGITVNGGKAKSEGFETSFQLRPLPGLSIQGTYSYVDARLTEDVPNVIAVNDPAGTYPSNPIQLDAFSGDRLPGSAKNSGSLGVTYAHPVRDGSIVANWTATYRGNVVTRLGWDRAFGDKLPGYVLHRAALNYETDKYSIGLFANNIFDKYAVASVANDRSRVGLNDGVVLRYYKQTVINPRTFGIEARLKY comes from the coding sequence ATGAAAATGTTTCGGAACACGTTGTTAGGCGCGACCATTTTAATGGGCGTCGGAACCACTCCGGCTGTCGCACAAGACGCCATGCCGCAAGCTGGCGACGCCAACGAGATCGTGGTGACGGGCACTCGCCGTGAAGTCACCATTCAGGATGTGCCTATCAACATCACCGCAATAGGCGCTGAACAATTGTCCAGGCAGCGGATCGACGATGTTCGCGATCTTGCAGACTTCACGCCGGGTATGACAGTTTCCGATACTGGTCCGGGTTCTACCGGAACGATCGTGCTTCGGGGACTGAGCGCTTCGGATGTTGATGCAACCGGCTTGTCCTATGACGACGCGCTGGGCGTCTATTTGGGCGAAGTTCCGCTCTATTACGACTTCAAGCTCCTCGACATCGCGCGAGTGGAAACATTGCTTGGACCGCAGGGCACGCTCTATGGCCTTGGCACGCTAGCCGGCGCCATCCGCAACATACCCAATCGCCCCGACCTGACGGCGATCAGCGGCGAAGTGCACAGCCGCCTCTATGCCAAGGAACATGGTGAAAAGGCTGGCTTCCAGCTGGATGGCGTCATCAACATCCCGATCATCCGGGATCATGTCGCCTTCCGTTCGTCCACCGGCTATTATTATGATCCTGGCTTCATCGACTCTCCGCTGCTGCTGCAGGAACCTGGCGTGTCGCTGCCACAGCCAAGCGGCCCCGGCGGTGTAACGGATGCGGATTATGCCGCAAACCTGACTGCGCGGAAGGACGTCAATTTCGAAAAGACCTTCACCACGCGCAACCAATTGCTGGTCCAGTTCAACCCCGATCTGTCGGTCAATTTCACCTACGCCTTCCAGCGGACCAAGACCGATGGCGGCCAGTATACTAGCGACGGGGTACTCGGAACCGGCAGGTACGAAAACGGCGCCCGCTATCTGGAACCGGTAAATCGTCGCGCGCACCTCGGCAGCATGGAAGTCAACGCGAACATTGCGGACTTTACCGACCTGGTCGCGACGACCGCCTACACCAATGTTCGCAATGTCCGTACCTCGGACAACACTGACCTTCTGCTGGACCTCGACTATGGCTATGAGAGCTTTCCAGCTTTTTCGAGCTACAATGAAAGCGTCAACAGTCGAAAGCAGTTCAATCAGGAAGTCCGCTTCGTCTCACGCCACGGCGGGCCCTTCAATTGGGCGATAGGCGGCTTCTACAACGAACAGAAGCTGCAGAACGACTATCGCGAGATCCTTCCCGGCCATCCCTGGGTTGATCTGGCGACCAATCCTGAAGAGATTGAATATGCGTCCTACACAACATCGAAGGTCACCGAAAAGGCGATATTCGGCGAAGGCACATTCCGCATTACGCCGGAATGGCAGGTAACGGCGGGCGGCCGCTGGTTCCAGTATAAGTCGAACATCAGGGGGCGCGCAGTCATCCCGTTGCTGGGCGATCCACTCAGCCCATATGACGCCGAAGCAGCAGGCGGCACAGCAAAGAAAAGCGGCACTGTGTGGAAGTTCAACACTTCCTACAACTTCACCGACGACATCATGCTCTATGCGACGTATAGCAAGGGATATCGCATCGGCGGTCCGAACTCGGTCGCGCCCTGCCCGCCCGTTCTGAACCCGCCTCCTGCGCAAAATGTCTGCGCCCTGCCCAACGAGCTTCAATATGGGCCAGACACCACCAAGAATGCGGAAATCGGCATCCGTACTCAGTTCTTTGATCGAAAACTGACCTTCAACTTCAACGTCTTCCAGATCAAATGGGACGGCATCCAGGTCGATTCCGCCACTCTGAACGGCATTGTTGGCATCACGGTCAATGGCGGCAAGGCGAAATCCGAAGGGTTTGAAACATCATTCCAGCTGCGCCCCCTTCCGGGTTTGTCGATCCAGGGAACCTATTCCTACGTCGATGCCAGGCTGACTGAGGACGTGCCCAATGTCATCGCCGTCAACGATCCGGCGGGCACTTACCCCAGCAATCCCATTCAGCTGGATGCATTTTCCGGCGACCGCCTCCCGGGATCGGCGAAGAACAGCGGCAGCCTGGGCGTGACATACGCCCATCCTGTCAGGGACGGCAGCATTGTCGCCAATTGGACAGCTACCTATCGCGGCAATGTGGTGACGCGGCTTGGTTGGGATCGCGCTTTTGGCGACAAGCTACCCGGCTATGTCCTGCATCGCGCGGCTCTGAACTACGAGACCGACAAATACAGCATCGGCCTGTTTGCGAACAATATCTTCGACAAATATGCGGTGGCCTCAGTCGCAAATGATCGTTCGCGGGTTGGCCTCAACGATGGCGTCGTGCTGCGTTATTACAAGCAGACGGTTATCAATCCGCGCACCTTCGGCATCGAAGCGCGGCTCAAATACTGA
- a CDS encoding putative urea ABC transporter substrate-binding protein, with protein MVRLIDKVGKVAMLASALLLASCSQTPDRGAQRTDFNIGWSIYAGWMPWPYAQQAGIVKKWADKYGIKINVVQVNDYVESINQYTAGKFDGVTVTNMDALTIPAAGGKDSSAIIVGDYSNGNDGILLRGADQMRAIKGQQVYLVELSVSHYLLARGLETAGLKPTDVKAVNTSDADIVGAFGSPQAKAVVAWNPQLSVMKNQPGVAQVFSSAQIPGEILDLMVVDTATLKANPNLGKALTGIWYETVSLMQRQDAQGRAARAAMAKLAGSTPESFESQLSTTHLYTDPKAAVSATSNPALIKTMTQVRNFSFSKGLFKGASSADAVGIAFPGGKTLGDPQRVTLRFDESFMKLAADGKL; from the coding sequence ATGGTCAGGTTGATCGACAAGGTGGGCAAGGTCGCAATGCTTGCCAGCGCGCTGTTGCTCGCATCCTGTTCGCAGACGCCAGACCGGGGGGCGCAGCGTACGGATTTCAATATCGGCTGGTCGATCTATGCGGGGTGGATGCCTTGGCCCTACGCTCAACAGGCCGGCATCGTGAAGAAATGGGCCGACAAATATGGGATCAAGATCAACGTCGTTCAGGTGAACGACTATGTGGAATCGATCAATCAATACACGGCGGGCAAGTTCGACGGGGTGACCGTCACCAATATGGACGCGCTCACCATACCCGCTGCCGGTGGCAAGGACAGCAGCGCCATCATCGTGGGGGATTATTCCAACGGCAATGACGGCATATTGCTGAGAGGCGCGGACCAGATGCGCGCCATCAAGGGCCAGCAGGTCTATCTGGTCGAACTATCCGTCTCCCATTATCTGTTGGCGCGTGGTCTCGAGACTGCAGGGCTCAAGCCGACCGATGTGAAGGCCGTGAATACGTCCGACGCCGACATTGTGGGCGCTTTCGGGAGCCCGCAGGCCAAGGCCGTGGTTGCCTGGAATCCGCAGCTTTCGGTGATGAAGAATCAGCCGGGCGTTGCTCAGGTATTCAGTTCAGCCCAAATCCCGGGCGAGATACTTGACCTGATGGTCGTCGATACCGCTACGCTCAAGGCCAATCCGAACCTGGGCAAGGCGCTGACGGGCATCTGGTATGAGACCGTTTCCCTGATGCAGCGGCAGGACGCCCAGGGCAGAGCGGCGCGCGCAGCCATGGCGAAGCTGGCCGGATCGACGCCCGAGAGCTTCGAAAGCCAGCTGTCGACCACGCATCTCTATACCGATCCCAAGGCTGCGGTGAGCGCCACCTCAAATCCGGCGCTGATCAAGACGATGACACAGGTGCGAAATTTCAGCTTTTCCAAGGGGCTGTTCAAAGGCGCGTCGTCTGCCGATGCCGTGGGCATTGCCTTCCCCGGCGGCAAGACGCTCGGCGATCCGCAACGGGTAACGCTGCGGTTCGACGAAAGCTTCATGAAGCTGGCTGCTGACGGAAAGCTCTGA
- a CDS encoding ATP-binding cassette domain-containing protein: MSALLSLRNIWVEYGDKIVLEKVDLDIEAGSFVSIIGPSGAGKSSLLRVVLGQEVPTRGTILLDGQPLKPECGPDRGVVFQRYSVFPHLSALRNTIFGLECAKAPLAARLFGGARRAAAAEAEEMLRSVGLGDALHLYPAQMSGGMQQRLAIAQALIKRPRILLLDEPFGALDPGIRADMHALITRLWRDYALTIIMVTHDIREAFTLGTRVLTLDKRRHDPHAPHRFGATAVYDLPLLRRTEPAASEDAADETSPQDDKEAIGNG, translated from the coding sequence TTGAGCGCGCTCCTCTCCCTCCGCAACATCTGGGTCGAATATGGCGACAAGATCGTACTCGAAAAGGTCGATCTGGACATAGAGGCAGGTTCCTTCGTGTCGATCATCGGGCCGTCCGGTGCGGGGAAGAGCAGCCTGCTGCGCGTGGTGTTAGGCCAAGAGGTGCCCACCAGGGGGACCATCCTGCTGGACGGGCAGCCGCTGAAGCCGGAATGCGGTCCCGATCGCGGCGTCGTCTTCCAGCGCTACTCGGTGTTCCCGCACCTTTCCGCGCTCCGCAACACGATCTTCGGCCTTGAATGCGCCAAGGCCCCGCTGGCCGCGCGCCTGTTCGGCGGCGCGCGCCGGGCGGCCGCCGCGGAGGCGGAAGAGATGCTGCGATCAGTAGGGCTTGGCGACGCGCTGCACCTTTATCCCGCACAGATGTCGGGGGGGATGCAGCAGCGGCTGGCCATCGCACAGGCGCTCATCAAACGGCCACGCATCCTGCTGCTGGACGAGCCGTTCGGCGCGCTTGATCCGGGCATCCGGGCGGACATGCATGCGCTGATCACGCGGTTGTGGCGCGACTATGCGCTGACGATCATCATGGTCACCCACGATATCCGGGAAGCGTTCACATTGGGCACACGGGTACTGACGCTCGACAAGCGGCGTCACGATCCGCACGCCCCCCACCGGTTCGGCGCCACCGCAGTTTATGATCTTCCGCTGCTTCGGCGCACTGAACCCGCGGCCAGCGAAGACGCCGCAGACGAGACCAGCCCGCAGGATGACAAGGAGGCAATTGGCAATGGCTAG
- a CDS encoding CopG family ribbon-helix-helix protein: MASEGTSLARLSMSLPSDLFRQLDAMVVERELPSRSQLIAELIRHALAEHEALTRPDEMLAGTITLVYRSDRGRVRHQLAQTQADYLKEVISSQHVFLEGDQSLEVLLVQGPATLLKELCDALRRVRGVQQLQLVTTTALLPPLYEQEESGRKENAA; the protein is encoded by the coding sequence ATGGCTAGCGAAGGCACAAGCCTGGCGAGGCTCAGCATGAGCCTGCCCAGCGATCTGTTCCGGCAGCTTGACGCCATGGTGGTCGAACGAGAGCTGCCCTCGCGCTCCCAACTCATCGCCGAGTTGATCCGCCATGCGCTGGCCGAGCATGAGGCCCTGACCCGGCCGGACGAGATGCTCGCGGGCACCATCACCTTGGTTTACCGGAGCGACAGAGGCCGGGTCCGGCATCAGCTCGCCCAGACTCAGGCCGATTATCTCAAGGAGGTGATCTCGTCCCAGCATGTGTTCCTTGAGGGGGACCAGTCGCTTGAAGTGCTGCTGGTGCAAGGTCCTGCGACATTGCTGAAGGAATTATGCGATGCGCTGCGCAGGGTGCGCGGCGTCCAGCAGCTCCAACTTGTCACGACCACCGCGCTGCTTCCGCCGCTGTATGAGCAGGAAGAAAGCGGCCGCAAGGAGAATGCCGCATGA
- a CDS encoding urea amidolyase associated protein UAAP1 — MTEILASPSDARDHARAMAGRVVEAMPVLPPVADDLPPGVAASHLLWEETVAAGGYATRRLPRGARLRLIDLAGDACASILLFNADMPTERLNVADTVKVQWNAYLGEGKLLLSDMGRVLMSILEDGAGTHDTFCGTSNAVTNAAKYGSGANSGPYPNGRDRFLLGAAKHGLQRRDVHPCINLFKGAKIEAGGAITPLVGPFPAGRSVLLRAEMEVIMVVANCPHVLDPRDAYTVTPLRATAWRGPVTGEDDPIRNATPEGLRAFLNVEDYYR; from the coding sequence ATGACCGAAATTCTCGCCAGTCCATCGGACGCCCGCGATCATGCCCGCGCCATGGCGGGCAGGGTGGTCGAAGCCATGCCGGTGTTGCCGCCGGTGGCGGATGATCTTCCCCCAGGCGTCGCCGCGTCCCACCTGCTGTGGGAAGAAACCGTCGCAGCCGGTGGCTACGCCACTAGGCGGCTGCCACGCGGCGCGCGCCTGCGGCTGATCGATCTGGCAGGCGATGCCTGCGCGTCGATCCTGCTTTTCAACGCGGACATGCCGACCGAACGGCTCAACGTGGCCGACACGGTGAAGGTGCAGTGGAACGCCTATCTGGGTGAGGGCAAGCTGCTCCTTTCAGACATGGGCCGGGTGCTCATGAGCATATTGGAAGATGGCGCTGGCACGCACGACACATTCTGCGGAACGTCTAACGCGGTGACCAACGCCGCCAAATATGGCTCCGGCGCGAATAGCGGACCTTATCCGAACGGGCGCGACCGTTTCCTGCTTGGCGCGGCGAAGCACGGGCTCCAGCGGCGCGACGTTCACCCCTGCATCAATCTGTTCAAGGGTGCGAAGATCGAAGCTGGCGGCGCGATAACGCCGCTGGTCGGACCGTTTCCTGCGGGCCGCAGCGTCCTGCTGCGGGCGGAGATGGAGGTGATCATGGTCGTCGCAAACTGCCCGCACGTCCTCGATCCGAGGGATGCCTACACAGTTACTCCGCTGCGGGCGACAGCCTGGCGCGGGCCAGTGACGGGCGAGGATGATCCTATACGCAACGCGACGCCGGAGGGCCTCAGAGCCTTTCTGAATGTCGAAGATTATTATCGCTGA
- a CDS encoding urea amidolyase associated protein UAAP2, translating into MSIDPHLAGLSGPVVHDVIVPARAPWLHHIAAGQTLRIVDLEGNQAVDFLLYAAADDAERYSAQDTVSAQGNLFLREGTVLRSNEGRPMMTIAATSVEYHDTIGGACSCESNTLRYGHHTKAEHACVENFLEANLREGRGKRDIVSNINFFMNVPVEEDGSLGIVDGISAPGLTVDLKAEMDVIVVVSNCPQMNNPCNGFNPTSVRMIVAA; encoded by the coding sequence ATGAGCATCGATCCCCATTTGGCGGGCCTTTCGGGGCCGGTCGTCCACGATGTCATCGTGCCTGCGCGCGCGCCATGGCTGCACCATATCGCCGCCGGCCAGACGCTGCGTATCGTCGATCTGGAGGGCAATCAGGCGGTCGACTTTCTCCTCTACGCGGCGGCTGACGACGCCGAACGCTACAGCGCGCAGGACACCGTGTCGGCGCAGGGCAACCTGTTCCTGCGCGAAGGGACGGTGCTGCGGTCGAACGAGGGGCGGCCGATGATGACCATAGCGGCGACCTCCGTAGAATATCATGACACGATCGGCGGCGCATGCTCATGCGAGTCCAACACGCTGCGCTACGGACACCACACCAAGGCGGAACATGCGTGCGTCGAGAATTTTCTGGAGGCGAACCTGCGCGAGGGGCGCGGCAAGCGCGACATCGTCTCCAACATCAACTTTTTCATGAACGTGCCGGTCGAGGAGGACGGGTCCTTGGGGATCGTCGATGGCATCTCCGCGCCCGGTCTTACGGTGGATCTGAAAGCGGAAATGGACGTCATCGTCGTCGTGTCAAACTGCCCGCAGATGAACAATCCCTGCAACGGCTTCAATCCCACCTCCGTCCGCATGATCGTGGCCGCATGA
- the uca gene encoding urea carboxylase: MSFDTVLIANRGAIATRIIRTLRRMGLRSVAVYSEADEASLHVAQADEAVCIGPARASDSYLNIAAILDAARATGAGAIHPGYGFLAENVEFAEACAAASIVFIGPTSDNIRTFGLKHSARALAAAHGVPLAPGTGLLTGEEEAVAAAHEIGFPVILKATAGGGGIGMRICEDEADVREGFAAVARQGQSNFGDAGIFLERYIRRARHIEVQLFGDGQGRIMPLGERDCSLQRRNQKVVEEAPAPLLPEVVRRDLIAAATRLGEAANYRSAGTVEFLYDAEREEFFFLEMNTRLQVEHGVTEEVMGIDLVEWMIRGGAGDFAFLDADPPAPRGHSVQVRLYAEDPALDYRPTSGALTALEFPADIRAETWCMAGSEVTSWYDPMLAKLIVHAATRAEAIDKMQSALEESRVDGIETNLRWLRDVVRAPAFVSGEVSTGLLAGIASKARSIRVISGGTATTVQDWPGRQKLWAVGVPPSGPMDDQSFRLGNRLLGNPEGTAGLEVTVTGPTILFTAEARICLMGADFGATLDGEPVPRGAAITVQAGQTLALGRASGGGLRGYILFAGGLDIAPYLGSRSTFELGRFGGHAARRLLAGDTLHLASEETDAPLPSATLPDLPTEWTVRVLYGPHGAPDFFTQADIASIAAAEWQVHYNSNRTGVRLIGPKPEWARADGGEAGLHPSNIHDNPYAIGAVDFTGDMPIILGPDGPSLGGFVCPFVVIAADRWKIGQLAPGDKLRFVPVNIGDAAAADRLQRRLIALGAAEDSGPARPIDMLSPILADIPEGPGRPHTVYRQQGDRNILVEYGPIVLDIELRIRVHALMTELERLALPGVVDVVPGIRSLQLHFDGERLDQRAALAALIAAEERLGDLEDFTIPSRIVHLPLSWRDPATIETIEKYMSGVRADAPWCPDNVEFIRRVNGLPDVAAVENLIFEANYLVMGLGDVYLGAPVATPVDPRHRLVTTKYNPARTWTPPNVVGIGGAYMCIYGMEGPGGYQLFGRTIQVWNTHRQTDAFVEGKPWLLRFFDQIRFYPVSAEELVEWRRDFPSGRRSIRIEQSEFRLADYRAFLAENASSIAEFEARRQAAFDEERAEWQRSGEFDRITDLAEADAPGSRTIEIPDGAALVETPFGGSIWKLLVAVGDEVKAGDTIAIIEAMKMECAVQSPGAGIVEALYVQERQSLQPGAPMLALRAQA; the protein is encoded by the coding sequence ATGAGCTTCGACACGGTCCTCATTGCCAACCGGGGCGCGATCGCCACTCGGATCATTCGCACGTTGAGGCGCATGGGCTTGCGCTCCGTAGCGGTATATTCCGAAGCGGATGAAGCATCGCTGCACGTCGCCCAGGCGGACGAGGCGGTCTGCATCGGCCCGGCGCGGGCTTCCGACAGCTATCTCAACATCGCCGCCATATTGGATGCTGCTCGCGCAACCGGCGCGGGGGCGATCCATCCCGGCTATGGCTTCCTCGCCGAAAATGTGGAGTTTGCGGAAGCATGCGCGGCGGCCAGCATCGTCTTCATTGGCCCCACGTCGGATAATATCCGCACCTTTGGCCTCAAGCACAGCGCGCGTGCTCTCGCCGCCGCGCATGGCGTTCCGCTCGCGCCGGGCACCGGACTGCTGACCGGCGAAGAAGAAGCGGTTGCCGCTGCGCACGAAATCGGTTTCCCCGTGATATTGAAGGCGACGGCCGGCGGCGGCGGCATCGGCATGCGCATTTGTGAGGACGAAGCCGACGTCCGCGAAGGTTTCGCCGCCGTTGCCCGCCAAGGCCAAAGCAATTTCGGCGATGCCGGCATCTTCCTTGAACGCTATATCCGCCGTGCCCGCCACATCGAAGTGCAGTTGTTCGGCGACGGGCAGGGCCGAATCATGCCGCTGGGCGAGCGGGACTGTTCGCTTCAACGCCGCAACCAGAAGGTGGTTGAGGAAGCGCCCGCCCCCTTGCTGCCCGAAGTCGTGCGCCGCGATCTAATCGCGGCTGCAACGCGCCTCGGTGAGGCCGCGAATTACCGATCGGCGGGAACGGTCGAGTTTCTCTATGACGCAGAGCGCGAGGAGTTCTTCTTCCTGGAGATGAACACGCGCCTTCAGGTCGAACATGGCGTCACCGAAGAGGTGATGGGGATCGACCTTGTCGAATGGATGATCCGTGGCGGCGCGGGCGATTTCGCCTTTCTCGATGCCGATCCGCCCGCTCCTCGGGGGCATTCGGTTCAGGTGCGGCTCTATGCCGAGGATCCGGCGCTCGACTATAGGCCGACTTCGGGCGCGCTGACAGCATTGGAGTTCCCCGCCGACATTCGTGCTGAAACATGGTGCATGGCGGGCAGCGAGGTCACCAGCTGGTACGATCCCATGCTCGCCAAGCTCATCGTCCATGCCGCGACGCGCGCCGAGGCGATCGATAAGATGCAGTCCGCGCTCGAAGAGAGCCGGGTGGATGGTATCGAGACGAACCTGCGCTGGCTGCGCGACGTTGTCCGCGCGCCCGCCTTTGTCAGCGGGGAGGTTTCGACGGGCTTGTTGGCGGGGATCGCCTCCAAGGCCCGAAGCATCCGCGTGATCAGCGGCGGCACCGCCACCACAGTGCAAGACTGGCCCGGACGCCAGAAGCTCTGGGCCGTTGGCGTGCCTCCGTCGGGGCCCATGGACGATCAGTCTTTCCGCCTGGGCAACCGGCTGCTCGGCAACCCTGAAGGGACAGCGGGCCTGGAAGTCACCGTCACCGGCCCGACGATCCTCTTCACGGCGGAAGCGCGCATCTGCCTGATGGGCGCCGATTTCGGAGCGACACTCGACGGTGAACCGGTTCCGCGCGGTGCAGCGATCACCGTACAGGCGGGTCAGACGCTGGCGCTTGGCCGCGCATCGGGTGGAGGGCTGCGCGGCTATATCCTGTTCGCCGGCGGTCTCGATATCGCGCCCTATCTCGGTAGCCGCAGCACGTTCGAGCTGGGCCGGTTCGGCGGCCATGCCGCACGCCGGCTGCTGGCAGGAGATACGTTGCACCTTGCGAGCGAGGAAACGGACGCGCCGCTGCCTTCGGCCACGCTGCCCGATCTACCCACCGAATGGACGGTGCGCGTCCTCTACGGCCCGCACGGCGCGCCGGACTTCTTCACGCAAGCCGACATAGCGTCGATCGCTGCTGCTGAATGGCAAGTCCATTACAACAGCAACCGCACCGGCGTACGCTTGATCGGGCCCAAGCCTGAGTGGGCGCGGGCGGATGGAGGGGAGGCGGGTCTGCACCCGTCCAATATCCACGACAATCCCTACGCGATCGGCGCCGTTGACTTTACCGGCGACATGCCAATCATCCTTGGCCCCGATGGTCCGTCGTTGGGCGGTTTCGTCTGCCCCTTCGTTGTCATCGCCGCTGACCGCTGGAAGATCGGACAGCTCGCGCCTGGCGACAAGCTCCGCTTTGTGCCGGTCAATATCGGCGACGCGGCCGCGGCGGACAGGTTGCAGCGGCGGCTGATAGCCTTGGGCGCGGCGGAAGATTCGGGTCCAGCCCGGCCGATCGACATGCTCTCGCCGATCCTTGCGGACATCCCGGAAGGGCCGGGGCGGCCACACACCGTCTATCGACAGCAGGGCGACCGGAATATCCTGGTCGAATATGGTCCCATTGTCCTCGACATCGAGTTGCGGATCCGGGTCCATGCGCTGATGACCGAACTGGAGCGGCTCGCGCTACCCGGCGTGGTGGATGTGGTGCCGGGCATAAGGTCGCTTCAGCTTCATTTCGATGGCGAAAGGCTGGATCAACGCGCCGCTCTGGCCGCCCTCATTGCCGCCGAAGAGCGGCTGGGCGATCTGGAGGATTTCACCATACCCTCCCGTATCGTGCATTTGCCGCTGAGCTGGCGCGATCCGGCCACGATCGAGACGATCGAGAAATATATGAGCGGGGTGCGCGCCGACGCTCCGTGGTGCCCGGACAATGTCGAGTTCATCCGCCGGGTGAACGGCCTGCCCGACGTGGCGGCCGTGGAAAATCTCATATTCGAGGCGAACTACCTCGTCATGGGGCTGGGCGACGTCTATCTCGGCGCGCCGGTGGCCACCCCGGTCGATCCCCGGCACCGGCTTGTCACCACCAAATATAATCCCGCACGGACTTGGACTCCGCCCAACGTAGTGGGCATCGGCGGTGCCTATATGTGCATCTACGGCATGGAGGGGCCAGGCGGCTATCAGCTGTTCGGCCGGACCATTCAGGTGTGGAACACGCATCGCCAGACGGATGCGTTCGTGGAGGGCAAGCCCTGGCTGCTGCGCTTCTTCGACCAGATTCGCTTCTATCCGGTCAGCGCGGAAGAGCTGGTGGAATGGCGTCGCGACTTTCCCAGCGGGCGGCGCTCGATCAGGATCGAGCAATCGGAGTTCCGGCTGGCCGACTATCGCGCCTTCCTGGCGGAAAATGCCTCGTCCATCGCGGAATTCGAGGCGCGTCGGCAGGCGGCTTTCGATGAGGAACGCGCCGAATGGCAGCGGAGCGGCGAGTTCGACCGCATCACGGACCTCGCCGAAGCCGACGCGCCCGGATCGCGAACGATCGAGATCCCGGATGGGGCCGCGCTGGTCGAGACCCCTTTTGGCGGGAGCATCTGGAAATTGCTGGTCGCTGTCGGCGACGAAGTGAAGGCTGGCGACACGATCGCCATCATTGAGGCAATGAAAATGGAATGTGCAGTGCAAAGCCCAGGCGCGGGGATTGTCGAGGCGCTCTATGTGCAGGAACGGCAGTCGTTACAGCCCGGCGCGCCGATGCTGGCGCTGAGGGCGCAGGCATGA